The Streptomyces puniciscabiei genomic interval TGAGGTTCACGCGCGCGTGGGCGCAACGGAGATTCCGCCCAGCAGTGTCCTCGCGAGCCGTGCGGCGAACGCGTCGACCGGCGGCCGCTCACCTGTGCCGGTCATGTCGTAGGCGAACGCGCGCTGTGCGCAGGCGCCCAGCAGCAGGGAGGCGGCGGCGAAGGTGTCGGCGTCGGCGCGGACTCGGCCGTGGGCCTGTTCGGCGCGCAGGTAGGCGTCCAGGTCCTGGATGGGCCGGTGCGGGCCGGCGCCGAGCGTGCGCAGGACGTCGTCGTGGCGCCGTTTGAGCTGGGTCTCGGCGTACAGGGAGGCGGCGATCGGGAAGCTCTGCTCGTAGAAGAGCGCGGCCTGGCGGGCGATCTCGGTGAGGTTGCCCTCCAGGGTGCCCTGTCCCGGTTCGGCGGCGAGACTGGCCAGGAGGGGCTTGAGCCGGGGCAGCCGCTCGGCGAGCACGCGCACGAACAGCTCCTCCTTGCTGTCGAAGTACTTGTAGAGGGCCGCTTCGGAGCACCCGGCCGCGCGGGCGATCTCCTTGGTGGTGGCGCGGGCGAGTCCGACGGTGAGCATGAGCTCGTGGGCGGCGTCGAGGATGCGGACACGCGCCGGCTTCGGCTCCATGGGACGTCCAATCGGGCTTGACGAGTGAGTGAGTGCTTACCCACTCTAGAGTGAGCAGAGGTGAGTGAATACTCACCCACCCTTTCGGACCACGGGAGCACTCATGAACCTCACCGTTTTCGGCGCCACCGGCGGCATCGGCCGGGAGATCGTGCGTCAGGCCCTCGGCGCCGGCCACCGGGTGACGGCCGTGGTCCGCGATCCCGCCCGGCTCGACGTCACGGGGGACGCGCTGGAGGTGTTCCGCGCGGACCTCACCGACCCCGAGGAGCTGCGCCCCGCCGTCAGCCGCCGGGACGCCGTCCTCTCCGGGCTGGGCGCGCGCAGCCGCAAGGACGCCGGTGTCGCCACCCGGCTGACCCGTACGGTCCTGCGCGCCATGGAGGCCGAGCGCGTACGACGGCTGCTCGTGGTCAGCGCCGGCCCCGTCGGCCCCGCCGCGGAGGGCGACGGCGCGCTCGACCGTGCGATGCGCGGCCTGGTGTCGGCCGCGCTGAAGGACGTCTACACCGATCTGCGCGAGATGGAGGCCGAGCTGGCCCGCAGCGACACGGACTGGACGTCCGTGAGGCCACCGCGCCTGCAGAACAAGCCGCTCACCGGCCGCTACCGCACCGTCGTCGGCGGCTTCCCGCGCAAGGGCCGCTTCATCGCACGCGCCGACGTCGCGCACGCCATGCTGGCGATGATCGGCGACGAGGCGACGGTGAAGCAGGGGGTGGGAGTGGCGTACTAGGCGTACACCCTGCGCCCCTTGTCCGTCCCTGCGGGCTGATGTGGCACTACAGGCTGACGCCGACCGTCACCGGCTCGTTGACGAGCGTGATCCCGAAGGCCTCGCGGACGCCGGCGACCACCTCACGGGCCAGGGCCAGCAGGTCCTCGGTGGTGGCGGCGCCCCGGTTGGTGAGGGCGAGGGTGTGCTTGGTGGAGATGCGGGCCGGTCCGGTGCCGTAGCCCTTGGTGAAGCCCGCCTTGTCGATCAGCCAGGCCGCGGAGGTCTTCGTACGGCCCTCCCCCGCCGGGTAGGCGGGGGGCTCTACGCCGTCACCCAGCCGCTCGCGCACGCGCGCGTGGAACGCGGCGAACTGCTCGCCGGTGAGGATCGGGTTGGTGAAGAAGGACCCGGCGGACCAGGTGTCGTGGTCTTCGGGGTCGAGCACCATGCCCTTCCCGGCGCGCAGCTTCAGCACGGTCTCGCGGGCGTCGGCCAGCGGCACCCGGTCCCCCGGCTCGACACCGAGCGCGCGGGCCGCCTCGGCGTACTTGACGGGCGCCGACAGCCCGCCCGCGTCCTCCAGCTCGAAGCGCACGCGCAGCACGACATAGCGCTCGGGGTCGGCCTTGAAGCGGCTGTGGCGGTACGCGAAGGCGCATTCCTCGTTGGCCAGCGTCACGGTCTCGCCGGCGCGCCGGTCGTAGGCGATGACCTCGGTGATGGTGGAGGAGACCTCCTGGCCGTAGGCGCCCACGTTCTGGATCGGCGTGGCACCCGCGGACCCGGGGATGCCGGCCAGGCACTCGATGCCGGCGAGCCCCGCCTCGACCGTGCGGGCGACGGCGTCCGTCCACACCTCGCCGGCGGCGAGCTCCAGCGTCGTACCGCGCATGTCGACACCGCGCGTGGCGATGCGCAGGGCGGTGCCGTCGAAGCCCTTGTCGCCGATGACCAGGTTCGATCCACCGCCGATGACCAGCAGCGGCGTCCCGCTGTCGTCGGCCTCGCGGACGGCGGCGATCACCTCGGCGTCGGTCACCGCAGTGACCAGCCGCGTCGCGGGACCGCCCAGCCGGAAGGTGGTCAGTGGGGCAAGAGGGGCGTCGTGGAGTACCTGCACGGGCCCAAGACTACGAGACGGCCCTGACAGCCCTGCGTCCGCGCGGACAGCGACTGCGGCGCCGAGACCGGCACCGGGGGTTTCTCGGCGCCGCTGGGCGGTGCGGGCCGGCGACGAGAGCGCCCTCGCGGGCGGGCGACCTTTTGGTCCCGTCCCCGCACGTCCTGGCAGGAACTTGCCTTGCGGCATGCCCCCTCGGCCCCCTGCCTACCGCTGTAGGCCGCTCGCCGCCCACCACCACGCGCGCGTGGCCGACTCACACGCATGGACGCGCGCATGGACGCCGACACACGTGCACGCGCGCGTGGCCTCCTCTCGAAGGCCACGCGCGCGTAGCGGCGTACCGCGACTGCCGACCGTCGTCGGTCCCCGTGAGCCGCCGCTCCGCCTCCTCCCAGCTCACCGGAAGTCGGGTCGCTGGAGGTCCGCCGGGTGGCGATCCAGGGTCCCGTCCTCAGCGGGCAGTGCCCTCCACGGCGGCAGCCGCCGAGGCGGTGGCCGCCGGCGCAGTGGCCGCCGGGGCAGTGCCCTCCAAGGCGGTGGCCTCCGAGGCGGCCGCGGGCGTCCGCCCGTCCCCCGCGGCGCGGCGGGCGGCGCTGCGCCGGCCCGGGATCACCAGGGCCGCGACCGCGGCGAGGGCGACCACCGCCGAGCCGGTGACCAGGGCGGGCCGCAGGCCGTCGACGAAGCTCTGCGCACTGTCGTAGCCACCCTGTGCGGAGAAGATCGACGACATCACCGCGATGCCGAGCGCGCCGCCCACCTCGCGCAGCGCGTTGTTGGCGCCGGAGGCGATGCCCTGCTCCTGCGGGCGGACGCTGGACATCACCAGATTGGCGGCCGGCGCGAAGTACAGGGCCATGCCGATGCCGCTGACGATCAGAGCGGGCAGCTGGGCGGCGTAGGAGGCGTCCGTGGTGGCCACGGCGGCCATGTAGCCGAGACCGACGGCCTGCAGGAGCAGGCCCGCCGCGACGACCGGGCGCCCGCCGACGCGGTCGGAGAGGATCCCGGCTATCGGCGCGACCAGCATCGGCATGCCGGTCCAGGGCAGCATCCTGAGGCCCGCCTCGGTGGGCGAGTAGCCGAGCACGCCCTGCATGTACTGGCTGAGCAGGAAGATCGAGCCGAACATGCCGACGAACATCAGCAGGCTGGCGGCGTTGATGCCGGAGAAGGCGCGGGAGCGGAACAGCCGCATCGGCAGCATGGGGTTGGCCGCGCGCGAGCTGTACAGGACGAACCCGGCCAGCAGCGCGCCGCCGGCGAACAGCGCGGTCAGGACGACGGTGTCGGTCCAGCCGTCGGAGGGGCCGCGGACCAGGCCGTAGACGATCCCGAACAGGCCACCGCTGGCGAGCAGGGTGCCGGGGACGTCGAGCCGGGCGCCGGTGCCGTGGGACTCGGCGAGGCGGAGACGGGCGAGGGGCAGCGTGACCAGGCCGAGCGGCACGTTCAGCCAGAAGATCCAGTGCCAGGACACGTGTTCGGTGAGGCTGCCGCCGATGAGGGGTCCGGAGGCGACGGCGAGCCCGTTGACGGCGCCCCAGATGCCGTACATCATCCCCCGCTTGGCCGCGGGGACGGCCGCGGTCAGCAGGGTCAGCGTGAGCGGCATCATCACGGCCGCGCCGACGCCCTGGACCGCGCGGGCGGCGATCAGCGAGCCGATGCCGGGGGCCATGGCCGCGGCGGCGGACGCACCGGTGAAGACGGCGAGTCCGGCGATGAAGAGCCGACGGCGGCCGAAGCGGTCGCCGAGCGCCGCGCCGAACATCAGCAGGACGGCGAAGGTGAGCGTGTAGGCGCTCACGGTCCACTCCAGGTCGTCCAGGGCGCCGCCGAGGTCCTTGCGGATGGAGGGCAGGGCGGTGGTCACGACGAGGTTGTCGAGGGCCGCCATGAAGCCGGCGACGCTGGTGATCACGAGGGCCCAGGCGGCGCTTCCGCGGCCTGTGCTCGTCGGTGCGGTCTGCTGTGACATCTCTCCCCCAGAGAGCGATCTTAGTTAGTTATTGCTGACTAACTTTCGTGCGCAGGAAAAGAGGCGGGCACCCCGCCTCGTTCCGCTACTTCTCCAGCCGGCCGGTGATCCGGGCCGACGGATACATCCCCTGCCAGACGCGGTGCTCGGGCGGAAACCCCATGGCCGCAAGGGTGTTGATGAGCATTCCGTACGCCAGGAAGGTCGTGGTGTCGCTGTCGTCCGCCCCCAGCGGCAGATGAACGGTGTCCCAGAGCTTCATCCAGGCCGTCCGCACTGCCTCGCCGAACTCGTGGTCGCCCTCCGCCTCGGCCGCCGCCACCGTGATGTACGTCTGCATCTGCATCTGCAGCTTCTCGGGCTGCTCCGTGATCAGCCGCACATAGGCGTTCGCCATGGCATGCAGGGCCTCCTCGCCCCGCAGCCCCTCGGCCGCCTCCTCGAAGACCCGGCAGGTGTCGTCGACGCAGCGCAGCGACGCGGCGGCGAAGATCGCCTTCTTGCCCGGGAAGAGCCGGAAGAGGTAGGGCTGCGAGACCCCCACGCGGCTCGCGATCGCCTCCGTGGAGGTGCCGTAGTAGCCCCTCTGGGCGAACTCGGCGATCGCCGCGCGAATGACGCTCTCGCGTCGCTCCTCTGCACTCATCCTGGGCATGCAAGTAAGTTAGTACTCAATCACTAACTTGGCAAGCCGTCCGGGTCGGGCGTATGCGTAAGGGGCGCCCCACCATGGAGGACGCCCCTTACTTCAGGTTCCGATGGAGCTGTCAGGCCAGCCGTACGACGGCGCGGGACATGCCCAGCACCTTCTGGCCACCGCTGGTCGCCGTGAGGTCCACGCGCACGGTGTTGTCGTCCAGCTTGGCCCCGACCTTGCCGCTGACCTCGATCAGTGCGCCCTGGTCGTCGTTCGGCACGACGACCGGCTTGGTGAAGCGGACGCCGTACTCCACGACCGCTCCCGGGTCCCCGGTCCAGTCGGTGACCACGCGGATCGCCTCCGCCATGGTGAACATGCCGTGCGCGATGACGTCCGGCAGGCCGACCTCCTTGGCGAACTTCTCGTTCCAGTGGATCGGGTTGAAGTCCCCGGAGGCACCCGCGTAGCGCACGAGCGTGGCGCGGGTCACGGGAAAGGTCTGCGCCGGGAGTTCGGTGCCGACCTCGACGTCGTCGTACGCGATCTTCGCCGTCATCAGGTCCTCACGCCTCCTCGGCCGCACGGGCCACGAGCTTGGTCCAGGCGGTCACGACAAGCTCGCCGGCCTCGTCGTGCACCTCACCGCGGATGTCCAGGATGTCGTTGCCCGCGAGGGACTTGATGCCCTCGATGGTGGAGGTGACGCTGAGCCTGTCGCCGGCGCGTACGGGCCGGCTGTAGGCGAACTTCTGGTCGCCGTGCACCACACGGCTGTAGTCGAGACCGAGCTGTGGGTCCCCGATGATCTGCCCGGCGGCCGGGAAGGTGATGGCGAACACGAACGTCGGCGGGGCGATCACATCGGAATGACCGAACGCCTTCGCGGCCTCCGGGTCCGTGTAGACCGGGTTGGTCTCGCCCACCGCCTCGGCGAACTCGCGGATCTTCTCCCTGCCCACCTCATAGGGCGCGGTGGGCGGGTAGGTCCGTCCCACGAAGGACTGGTCGAGCGCCATGGCCCGGCACCTCCTGATGTCTGCTGTGATGGCCCCAAATTAGCCGGATTCCCGCCGGGGAATGCGCGCGGGGACGGGTGTGGCCCCTGGCCGCTGAAACGCCGGGGGCAGCTGAAGCGCGGGGGAAGCTGAAGGGCCGGTGAGGCCGAAGCGCCGGTGAAGCGGTGAAACGCCGCGAGGCCGCCCCCTCGGAAGGGGACGGCCTCGCGGACGAGCCTGTTTATCGCGTTTCGCGGTGCGCGGTGTGCGCGTTGCAACGCGGGCAGTGCTTCTTCATCTCAAGACGGTCCGGGTTGTTACGCCGGTTCTTCTTGGTGATGTAGTTCCGCTCCTTGCACTCCACGCAGGCCAGCGTGATCTTCGGGCGGACGTCGGTGGCAGCCACGTGAGTGCTCCTAAGACGAACGGGTGGACTGATTCAACGCAAGAAAGAGTAGCCGATCGAAGGACCGACCCCGCAATCGGCTACTGTCAGTAGCGGTGACCGGACTTGAACCGGTGACACAGCGATTATGAGCCGCTTGCTCTACCGACTGAGCTACACCGCTGCGATGCGATCGGGCCCCGTCTTTCGACGGGAACCTCTCACACCAGAGCCCCAAAACGGAATCGAACCGTTGACCTTCTCCTTACCATGGAGACGCTCTGCCGACTGAGCTATTGGGGCGAGCGATGAAGACATTACACGGTCCGCCGCCGTTCACCCAAATCCGTATCCGGCAGCTCGCGGCGACTCCCACCCCAGCCCTCGCAGCGGCCCCGGATGTCGCCGCACGGAGCCGCACGGAGCGGCATGGAGCCGCGCGGAGCGGGAGCGGCGGCACGCGCGCGTGGCCCCAGCGGGGAGAGCGGGGCCACACAGGTGGGCGACACGTGTACTGCCATGGGCGGACCAACCGGTACGACTATTGCGCTCCTGCGCTCCCGGTGCGGCTCGCCGCCCTAGGCTCGACTCGCTCTGCGTGATCTTGGGGCCGAGGCCCCGGTGTCTCACGCGGGCCCGCCCGAGCCCCCGGCCCCATCCTGGAGCGCGATGCCCGACAGCCAGCCGCAGCCCCACCCGCCGTCGAACTCCTCGGGCTCCTCGGGCCAGTCCGACCCGGCCGCCCTGCTGCTGTGCGGAGCGCGGCTCACCGACGGCCGGACGGTGGACGTACGGCTGGGCGGCGGGCGCATCGAGGCGGTGGGCACAGCCGGCAGTCTGGCGCCGGGCCCGGCCCGGACGGGCGCCACGCGCGTGGACCTGAACGGCTACCTGCTCCTGCCGGCTCCGGCAGAACCGCACGCCCACGGCGACACCGCGCTGTCCGCCGAGCGCCCCGGCCCGGTGTCGTACGCCCCCGAGGACGTCCAGCGCCGGGCGACGGAGGCGGCCCTGCTGCAGCTCGGCCACGGCGCGACGGCGGCACGCGCGCACGTGCGCGTGGGCGATGTACAGGGGCTCGGCGCGCTGGGCGCCGTCCTGCAGGCGCGGCGCTCGCTGCGCGGGCTCGCCGAGCTGACGGCGGTGGCGATGCCACGGCTGCTGACCGGGGTGGCCGGGGCCGACGGGCTGGCGATGCTGCGCGACGCGCTCAAGATGGGCGCCTCCGTGGTGGGCGGCTGCCCCGACCTGGACCCCGACCCCACGGGCTACGTGGAGGCGGTCCTGGAGGTCGCCTCCGAGCACGGCTGCCCGGTGGACCTGCACACGGACGCCTCCGACCCCACCCGGCTGTCCCGGCTCGCGGCCATGGCCGGAGGCCTGCGCCCCGGCGTGACGATCGGACCGTGCGCCGGTCTCGCGCGCCTGCCCACCCAGGCCGCCTCCCGCGCCGCGGACCAGCTCGCGGCGGCCGGCGTGACGGTCGTGTGCCTCCCCCAGGGCGGCTGCTGCGGTGCCGACCGCCGGGGCGCCGCCCCGGTACGGCTGCTGCGCGCGGCCGGAGTGCGCGTGTCGGCCGGCAGCGGCGCCCTGCGTGACGCCTCCAACCCCGTGGGCCGCGGCGATCCCCTGGAGGCCGCCTACCTCCTCGCCTCCACCCACGGCCTGCGCCCGGAGGAGGCCTACGACGCCGTCAGCAGCTCGGCCCGCGCCACGCTCGGCCTGCCGGAGGTACGCGTGGAGGCCGGCTTCCCCGCCGACCTCCTCGCCGTACGTGGCAACCGCCTGGCCGGCGCCCTGTCGTTGGCGTACAGCCGGATCGTGGTCCACCGGGGCCGGGTGGTGGCCCGCACGAGTGCGGTACGCGAGTACTGCAACTCGGTGGCCACGGCGGAACTCGGGTTGCCACGGCAGGGGCGGGGCGAGTTGTCGTGAGGGGCGCGCGGTCCGGGGGCGCGGTCTGGGGGGCGGGGGGTCGGCGGCTTGGGGGCGCGGGCGTGGGTGTGCGCGGGCGTACGACCGTACGCGCCCGGCGTGTGCTGGTGGGTGCAAGCCCGGAGGTACGCACCCGGCGGCATGTCCGTGGGCGTGAGCCCGGCGCGGCCCTGCCACGCCGGTCAACTCATGCGGCGGATGCGCCCCGTCCGGCGTACGGTCGGAATCATGCGCATTGTCATCGCTGGTGGTCATGGTCAGATCGCGCTGCGGCTGGAGCGCCTGCTCTCCGCGCGCGGGGACGAGGTCGCGGGGATCATCCGCAGGTCCGAACAGGGCGACGATCTGCGAGCGGCCGGCGCCGAACCGGTGTTGCTCGACCTGGAGTCCGCCTCGGTGGAGGAGGTCGCGGCGCACCTGCAGGGCGCCGACGCGGCGGTTTTCGCGGCCGGCGCGGGCCCGGGCAGCGGGGCGGCCCGCAAGGAGACGGTGGACAGGGGCGCGGCGGTGCTGTTCGCGGACGCGGCCGTTCGCGCGCGCGTGCGCCGCTTCCTGGTCGTGTCCTCGATGGGCGCGGATCCCGCGCACCAGGGCGACGACGTCTTCGACGCGTACCTGCGCGCCAAGGGCGAGGCGGACGCGTACATCGCCCGCCAGGAGGCCCTGGACTGGACGATCCTGCGCCCCGGCTCGCTGACGGACGACGCCGGTACCGGTCAGGTCCGGCTGGAGGCGCACACCGGGCGCGGCACGATCCCCCGGGACGATGTGGCCGCCGTACTCGCGGAGTTGGTGGACACCCCGGCGACGACCGGCCTGACGCTGGAGCTGATCAGCGGATCGGCACCGGTGTCGGTGGCGGTGAAGTCGGTGGCCGGGAACTGACGCAGGCCTCCGGCCGTTGAACGGACAAACCCCGCCACGAGCCTTCAGCGTCACCTACTTGTCCCTGCGTCAGCTCCCC includes:
- a CDS encoding TetR/AcrR family transcriptional regulator, giving the protein MPRMSAEERRESVIRAAIAEFAQRGYYGTSTEAIASRVGVSQPYLFRLFPGKKAIFAAASLRCVDDTCRVFEEAAEGLRGEEALHAMANAYVRLITEQPEKLQMQMQTYITVAAAEAEGDHEFGEAVRTAWMKLWDTVHLPLGADDSDTTTFLAYGMLINTLAAMGFPPEHRVWQGMYPSARITGRLEK
- a CDS encoding MaoC family dehydratase N-terminal domain-containing protein, yielding MALDQSFVGRTYPPTAPYEVGREKIREFAEAVGETNPVYTDPEAAKAFGHSDVIAPPTFVFAITFPAAGQIIGDPQLGLDYSRVVHGDQKFAYSRPVRAGDRLSVTSTIEGIKSLAGNDILDIRGEVHDEAGELVVTAWTKLVARAAEEA
- a CDS encoding UDP-N-acetylmuramate dehydrogenase, whose amino-acid sequence is MQVLHDAPLAPLTTFRLGGPATRLVTAVTDAEVIAAVREADDSGTPLLVIGGGSNLVIGDKGFDGTALRIATRGVDMRGTTLELAAGEVWTDAVARTVEAGLAGIECLAGIPGSAGATPIQNVGAYGQEVSSTITEVIAYDRRAGETVTLANEECAFAYRHSRFKADPERYVVLRVRFELEDAGGLSAPVKYAEAARALGVEPGDRVPLADARETVLKLRAGKGMVLDPEDHDTWSAGSFFTNPILTGEQFAAFHARVRERLGDGVEPPAYPAGEGRTKTSAAWLIDKAGFTKGYGTGPARISTKHTLALTNRGAATTEDLLALAREVVAGVREAFGITLVNEPVTVGVSL
- a CDS encoding SDR family oxidoreductase, coding for MRIVIAGGHGQIALRLERLLSARGDEVAGIIRRSEQGDDLRAAGAEPVLLDLESASVEEVAAHLQGADAAVFAAGAGPGSGAARKETVDRGAAVLFADAAVRARVRRFLVVSSMGADPAHQGDDVFDAYLRAKGEADAYIARQEALDWTILRPGSLTDDAGTGQVRLEAHTGRGTIPRDDVAAVLAELVDTPATTGLTLELISGSAPVSVAVKSVAGN
- a CDS encoding TetR/AcrR family transcriptional regulator; amino-acid sequence: MEPKPARVRILDAAHELMLTVGLARATTKEIARAAGCSEAALYKYFDSKEELFVRVLAERLPRLKPLLASLAAEPGQGTLEGNLTEIARQAALFYEQSFPIAASLYAETQLKRRHDDVLRTLGAGPHRPIQDLDAYLRAEQAHGRVRADADTFAAASLLLGACAQRAFAYDMTGTGERPPVDAFAARLARTLLGGISVAPTRA
- a CDS encoding NAD(P)-dependent oxidoreductase; the encoded protein is MNLTVFGATGGIGREIVRQALGAGHRVTAVVRDPARLDVTGDALEVFRADLTDPEELRPAVSRRDAVLSGLGARSRKDAGVATRLTRTVLRAMEAERVRRLLVVSAGPVGPAAEGDGALDRAMRGLVSAALKDVYTDLREMEAELARSDTDWTSVRPPRLQNKPLTGRYRTVVGGFPRKGRFIARADVAHAMLAMIGDEATVKQGVGVAY
- a CDS encoding amidohydrolase family protein — its product is MPDSQPQPHPPSNSSGSSGQSDPAALLLCGARLTDGRTVDVRLGGGRIEAVGTAGSLAPGPARTGATRVDLNGYLLLPAPAEPHAHGDTALSAERPGPVSYAPEDVQRRATEAALLQLGHGATAARAHVRVGDVQGLGALGAVLQARRSLRGLAELTAVAMPRLLTGVAGADGLAMLRDALKMGASVVGGCPDLDPDPTGYVEAVLEVASEHGCPVDLHTDASDPTRLSRLAAMAGGLRPGVTIGPCAGLARLPTQAASRAADQLAAAGVTVVCLPQGGCCGADRRGAAPVRLLRAAGVRVSAGSGALRDASNPVGRGDPLEAAYLLASTHGLRPEEAYDAVSSSARATLGLPEVRVEAGFPADLLAVRGNRLAGALSLAYSRIVVHRGRVVARTSAVREYCNSVATAELGLPRQGRGELS
- the rpmG gene encoding 50S ribosomal protein L33; the protein is MAATDVRPKITLACVECKERNYITKKNRRNNPDRLEMKKHCPRCNAHTAHRETR
- a CDS encoding DHA2 family efflux MFS transporter permease subunit, with the translated sequence MSQQTAPTSTGRGSAAWALVITSVAGFMAALDNLVVTTALPSIRKDLGGALDDLEWTVSAYTLTFAVLLMFGAALGDRFGRRRLFIAGLAVFTGASAAAAMAPGIGSLIAARAVQGVGAAVMMPLTLTLLTAAVPAAKRGMMYGIWGAVNGLAVASGPLIGGSLTEHVSWHWIFWLNVPLGLVTLPLARLRLAESHGTGARLDVPGTLLASGGLFGIVYGLVRGPSDGWTDTVVLTALFAGGALLAGFVLYSSRAANPMLPMRLFRSRAFSGINAASLLMFVGMFGSIFLLSQYMQGVLGYSPTEAGLRMLPWTGMPMLVAPIAGILSDRVGGRPVVAAGLLLQAVGLGYMAAVATTDASYAAQLPALIVSGIGMALYFAPAANLVMSSVRPQEQGIASGANNALREVGGALGIAVMSSIFSAQGGYDSAQSFVDGLRPALVTGSAVVALAAVAALVIPGRRSAARRAAGDGRTPAAASEATALEGTAPAATAPAATASAAAAVEGTAR
- a CDS encoding MaoC family dehydratase; translation: MTAKIAYDDVEVGTELPAQTFPVTRATLVRYAGASGDFNPIHWNEKFAKEVGLPDVIAHGMFTMAEAIRVVTDWTGDPGAVVEYGVRFTKPVVVPNDDQGALIEVSGKVGAKLDDNTVRVDLTATSGGQKVLGMSRAVVRLA